The following nucleotide sequence is from Mesobacillus jeotgali.
ATTGGGATAAGGCTGGAGTCGAGTGTAATCCCGGGTAAAGCCGGAATCACCGGAAAAGGATAATTCCAATAACCCATATTTCTCCCAAATAAATCGTGGTATCCGAATGACATATGGATACTGTAGCCATAAAAGAGAATTTGAAATAGCTTGTTTTTATTAACTTTCAAAAAGAGAATCACGAGAGGTGCCACTAGGAATAAGACCATCAGCCAATACTCAAAAGAGGTATATAAAGCATAATCCCACCAATACTGATTTAATGCCTTTTGCCCTTCCTTACCCATCTCGACAATTTTATCAAAGCGTGAAAGACGAATATCTTCCAAATTAATCACCCTTTTAGATCCGGCTTTGCATACATATCTATAGATTGTCATGTTCAATAATTTCGTATGCACTGTGTAAGGATGTGGAAAAATATTATCCAAAAATGAGTAAGTTCATCATTATGCGGGAAAAGAGAAAGATAATCATAGGAACTTTGAGATTCTCACTATTAGGAGGTATTGTTATGCCGTTTAACTATACGGAAGAAGATGGCCGGTTTGTTGCAAAGGATTCAGATGGACTCGAAGTAGGGGAAGTCACATATACTCGTGACGGAGATGAGGTCCTTGTCATTAACCATACGGGTGTCGACCCTGCCAACCGCGGCCAGGGAGTAGCGGAGGAACTGGTTCACCAAGTTGTAGAGAAGGCGAAGAATGAAGGCTTGAAGGTGGAGCCGGTTTGTTCCTTTGCGCAAAAAGAATTTGAGAGAAAAGATGAATATAAAGAAGTTCTAAAACAATAGCTAGAATGCCTTTGAGTTTAGCTCAAAGGCTTTTTCCCCTGGGTTGACATGAAAATACCCTGCGTGATAAAATTATCTCGAATTCAAGATATTATGTTTTTTTCGCAGTCATTAAGGATAAAGTAAGAATAGATATTTTTTGTATTGATATCTCGGTTTCGAGATAAAGGGGGAGTTAATTTGAACGAATTAAGAGGGATTCACCATGTTACCGCCATTACCAGCAGTGCGGAAAAGAACTATGAGTTTTTCACATATGTGCTAGGGATGCGCCTTGTAAAAAAGACCGTCAACCAGGATGATATCCGAACTTATCACTTATTTTTCGCGGACGATAAAGGATCTGCAGGCACGGATATGACATTCTTTGATTTCCCAGGGATTCCTAAGGGGTCACACGGAACGGACGAGATTTATAAAACCGGATTCAGGGTGCCGACTGATGAAGCGCTGGAATACTGGGTGAAGCGTTTTGATAAATACGACGTCAAGCATACTGGTATTAAAGAACTTTTCGGCAAAAAGACGATTTCATTCGTCGATTTTGATGATCAGCAATACATGCTGGTTTCCGATGAACACAATGAAGGTGTTGCATCAGGAACACCTTGGCAAAATGGTCCGGTACCGTTGGAGTACGCAATCACAGGACTTGGGCCGCTCCATATTCGGATCTCGCGTTTCGATTATTTTAAAGAGGTACTGGAAAAAGTCATGCATATGCGTGAAGTTGGGCAGGAAGGTTCCCTCCATCTATTTGAAATGGGTGAAGGCGGGAACGGCGCGCAGGTTATTGTGGAGGACAATAAAGTGCTGCCTGCAGGACGCCAGGGATTCGGCACCGTGCATCATGCCGCATTCCGTGTTGCCGACACATCGGTTCTCTATGAGTGGATCGATCATATGAAGGCTGCTGGATTCGGCACATCCGGTTATGTCGACCGATTCTTCTTTGAATCCTTGTATGCGCGAGTGGCACCAGGAATCTTGTTCGAATGGGCAACAGACGGACCAGGCTTCATGGGTGACGAACCATATGAAACACTTGGTGAAAAGCTTTCATTGCCGCCATTCCTGGAATCGAAGCGGGAGCAGATCGAGGACTTTGTGCGGCCGATTGATACTGTCCGCAGCACGCGTAATATTGAAAAAGAGTATCTGTAAGCGAGTTTGTCATAGAAGATTAGTGGAAATACCTTAATGTAGTATAAAATAAGGGAGGCAATCAATATGGTCAAATTAGCCGTGATTTTTTATAGCATGGGCGGAACGAATGTGCAGCTTTCGAAATGGGCTGCAGAAGGCGCAAAAGAAGCCGGAGCAGAAGTGAAGGTTTTTAAAGTGAAGGAACTGGCGCCTGAATCAGCGATTGAAGGAAATGAAGCATGGAAAGCAACTGTTGAAGCCACAAAGGATATTCCTGAAGTGACTCCAGACGATCTTGAATGGGCAGACGCGATTATTTTCAGCGTTCCTACACGTTTCGGAAACATGCCATCTCAGATGAAGCAATTTCTTGATACGACTGGCGGCCTCTGGGCACAAGGCAAGCTGGTGAACAAAGTCGTGAGCGCCATGTCCTCCGCGCAAAACCCGCATGGCGGACAAGAAGCGACCATCCTATCACTATACACAACAATGTACCACTGGGGTGCAATCGTCGCAGCCCCTGGCTACAGTGACCCAGTAACATTCGCAGCCGGCGGCAATCCATACGGAACGAGCGTAACAGTCGACCAGGACGGCAACATGATTGAAGACGTCGAAGCAGCGGTAAAGTACCAGGCGAAGCGGACTGTGACAGTTGCTGGTTGGGTTAAGAACGGAAATCAATAAGAATGCATTTGCAGCCTAACTCCTTTTGTGGAGTTAGGCTGTTTTTTATGGGGCGAAATGTTTAATTTTGATCATGGACGAAGGATGAAATGTCTAATATTAGGGGGTTAATAAGACATTTCGAATGAGAGAACAGAAGAAAGTGTCTTATAGAGGGGGTCTATCGGCCAAACGGGAGACGGAATCCCGAGGAAGTGTCCGATAGAAGAGGTCTATCGGCCAAACGGAGGGTGGAACGACGAGGAAGTGTCCGATAGAAGAGGTCTATCGGCCAAACGGAGGGAGGAACGACGAGGAAGTGTCCGATAGAAGAGGTCTATCGGCCAAACGGGAGGGGGATCACGAGGAAGTGTCCGATAGCTTCGTTACCTGGAAACCGGCGTGAAAACAAAAAGCCCAATCCACACAAGGATTGAGCTTCTCAATGATTATTTCAAAAATCCTGGCTGTTCATAGCTTGGGTTCGGGTATTTATAAAATCCTTCACCTGTGGCTACACCCAGTTTTCCTTTGTCGATGTACTCCGTTTTCAACAGGTTTGCGAGTTCTTTAAACTGCGGAACTCCGGCTTCACCCTTAGCGTTGGCGATGTTGTATGCTGTGGTGATGCCGACGATGTCTAAAATCGCGAATGGTCCCTTTGGTGCTCCAGTTGCGATCATCCATGTCTTATCGATGGTTTCAGGGTCGGCGACTTCCTTCATTAGCAACATTTGACCTGCTTCAAGGAATGGGACCAATAACGAGTTCAGGATATAACCGGGCTGCTCTTTGTATAGTGGCAAGGCAACCATTCCGATGGCTTTCGCGAATTCCAGCAGGTCGTTAAATACGGCCTTGTCAGTGCCAGGATGCATCATGACTTCGGCGGTGTTATTTTTCCAGATTTCATTCGCGAAGTGAAGAGCAAGGAATTTTTCCGGACGACCTGTTGCTTCTGCAAATTGGCTTGGCAGCAACGTAGAAGTGTTCGTCGCGAATACCGTCTTCTCAGGTGCGACTTGTCCTAATTTACCGTAAAAATCAGTCTTGATATCGACAACCTCGGGCACTGCTTCAATGACGAGGTCAGCGTCAGCAACCGCCTGCGAGAGGTCACTGTAAAACGAAAGTCGGTTGTAAGCGGCATCGAGGTCCTGCTCAGATGCTCCAAGATCCTCCTGGTAACGCGGCTTCAGCTTTGTGATCCGCTCCTTCGCGCGCTCGAGCGCTTCATCGTTAATATCGTAGACTGAAACGTTGAATCCATGGTAAGCAGTTTGGAAAGCAATCTGGCTTCCTAAAACGCCGCTTCCGGCGACAGTAATGTTTTTATAATTCATGGCAATTCTCCTTTCTACAATATTTATTTACCCTCATTTATTATTCTTAAAAAGTATTTTTCTTACACGGAGACAAAACACAATTACTGGTTTGGATTTTATCATATTGGGGATGGAGGAATGGCAGAAGTGCTTATTGAAGAGGCTTAACAGACATTTTGAAAAGCGGAAGAGGTGGAAATGTCTATAAAAAGAGGTTTCTTGGACATTTTGAGAAGCGGAAGAGGTGGAAATGTCTATAAAAAGGTGTTTCATAGACATTTTGGGAAGCGGGGAGCAAGGAAATGTCCATAAAATAAGGTTTAATAGACATTTCAGGTCGCAGTTGAACATGAAATGTCCATTATCCTTACCTTCATTCATGTTGCTGGTGGCCTCGCAAAATTTGCGAAAAACACCTGGTCTAAAATCCCCTCCTCAGAAAAGTCCCCTAACCAATACCATCAAACGTATCTCCGTAAATATGACCCGATAATGATCCATGCGCCACCATACAGTCCGCCGATCAGGATGCCTGCGAGCAGCGGGTTCAAAGGAACCATTCCAAAAAGATATACAATTACAATAGGTGTTTGAAGGATGAAGAGCAGTGAGCTGTATCGAGGTGTGCTGGTGTGGTGCAGGATGGCGTACCCAAGTGGAAGGGCTCCAATATGGATGGCGAGGCTGCCGATGCCTGTGCTGATATTGATGAAGTCAAGCAATGCTCCGAATCCAATCAGGCCGTGAAAAATGAAGCCGGCTGTGCCGATGCCGAACAGCCCAAGTCCGAGAGCGGAAAGGAGGAAGCCTATTTTCCAAACCCAACCACCGGCGGAGGGATCCTGATTCCTGAAGGCAAAAAGGCCATGCAATAAAAACCAGGAGGATATCAATAACATTAGGTTGTTTACGTAATAGGCAAGGTGACTGGTGTCATGAAGGATTGCATCTGCACCGGCTGTCAGGTCTAGATAGCCTTGCCAAATCCAGTTTGCCCCCATGAGAAAACCGCCAATAATCGCAGCATTAGCAGCAAAGCGAAGCTGGCTTTCTTTACAGTTTGATGAAACTGTCATATGTTATCACTCCCCAGATGATGTAAAATAAATATATGGATGGTACTGGGTATATATTCCTTTATGTAAAATCGCAGCTTTCCATTCTTATGGAAGGGTATATTAAGGGAAAACAGTAAATAAAGGAGGTAACCCAAATGACGAATAATCAAGCGGGCTGGAATATCGATAATAGCTATTCACGCCTGCCTAAAATATTTTATAGTCTGCAAAATCCCACACCTGTAAAAGATCCTGAATTGGTGATCTTCAATGAGTCTCTTGCGGAAGAGCTTGGTCTGAACCCGGAAGCCTTACAGGCTGATGGAGGAGCAGCTCTGTTTGGAGGCAACGAGATCCCAGAAGGCGGGACACCGCTTGCTCAAGCCTATGCAGGTCATCAATTCGGCCATTTCACTATGCTTGGGGACGGGAGGGCAGTTCTGTTGGGAGAGCAGATTACTCCTGATGGTGAGAGGTTTGACATCCAGCTGAAAGGTTCAGGGCGGACGCCATACTCTCGTGGAGGAGACGGGCGCGCAGGACTCGGGCCGATGCTGCGTGAGTTTATCATCAGCGAAGCGATGGTTGGTTTGGGGATTCCGACTACCAGAAGTCTGGCAGTGACGACAACGGGAGAGCAAATCATCCGTGAAACAATGCAGACCGGAGCAATTCTGACCCGTGTGGGAGCAAGCCATCTCAGGGTGGGAACATTCCAATTTGCCGCAAACTGGGGTAAGACCGAGGACCTGAGGGCACTGGCTGATTATGCGATCGAGCGCCATTATCCCAAAGTCGAAGGGGAAGATAACCGCTATCTTTCCTTTTTGAGGAAAGTAATCAAGCGCCAGGCAGCACTGATTGCAAAATGGCAGCATGTTGGTTTTATCCACGGGGTCATGAACACTGATAACATGACCATCAGCGGCGAGAGTATTGACTATGGACCATGTGCTTTCATGGATACGTACGACCCGGCGACCGTTTTCAGTTCGATTGATCGGGATGGGCGCTACGCCTATGGGAATCAGCCGTATATCGGCGGCTGGAATCTTTCTCGTTTTGCGGAGGCCTTATTGCCTTTGCTGCATGAAGATGAGGACGAGGCGGTAAAAATGGCGGAGGAAGCTCTTTCTGAATTCCCGGAAATGTTTGAGTCGGAATTCATATTCGGAATGAGGCTGAAGTTGGGTATTTTTAATGAGGAAAAAGATGATAAAGCGCTTATTTCTGGCCTGCTTAATCTAATGCATAAGCATAAGGCCGACTTTACGAATACGTTTAAAGCTTTGACATTTAATCAGCTGGAAGGATGGGAGTTATTCCAGAATGAGGAGTTCAAGAAATGGCATGAAGAGTGGCAGGCAAGACTTGGACGCCAGGAGCAGTCGAAGGAAGATGTGCATGAGCTGATGCGCGATAATAATCCGGGTGTGATACCTCGAAATCATAGGGTAGAGGAAGCACTCGTGGCTGCAGTGAATGGCGACATGAGTGTCATGGTCAAATTGCTCGAAGTCCTCGCCAACCCATATGAGCACTCAGCTGAGCAGGCCGAATTCTGCAAGCCTGCCCCGCCAGCGGCAAGACCTTATCGCACATTTTGCGGGACTTGATTTGCCTTGTCATCACGATCATGACGGACAAAAAAACCGGTGGAATTGCGAAAAAGTGTCCGTCATTCGAGTCATGATGGACAAAAGCGCCAGGGAAACCCGAAAAAGTGTCCATCATCAGGGTCATGACGGCCAAAACCTCGATGAAATACTAAAAAAGGCAGTCCCTGAGCTATTCTTGCTCTCAGGACTGCCTTTTTATTATTTTCCTTCTGCTGCAGCTTCTTTCTGATCTTTCTCAAAGAAAAGAATCAAGGCTGGCAGCAGCATGCCGCGCACGAGGAAGGTGTCGATCAGGATTCCGACTGCGACGATGAAGCCGAAGACGAACAGATCGGCGATCGGCATCGTGGTCAGGGCGGCGAATGTCGCGGCCAGGATGACGCCGGCTGATGAAATCACTCCGCCGGTATTGCGGATCGCGATTTCTAGGGCATCTTTGACTTTGTGTGCCTTGCGCTCTTCCATGAATCGGGAGGCGAGGATGATGTTATAATCGATTCCCAATGCCACCAAGAAGATGAAGGCGTAGACTGGAACGCGCGAGCTTAGGGCTTCGAAGCCGAATAAGACGTCGACGAGGAAGATGCCCAGTCCCAGCGCAGATAAGTAAGATAACAGGATGGTTCCCATCATGTAGATGGACATCTTGATCGAACGAGTGAGAGCGTACAATAGAACCAGGATCAACACCGTTTCCAGAAGGACGATTTTTACGATATCGTGGTTATTGATTTCCCGCTCGTCCAAAAGCTTTGCTGTGACTCCGCTATAATATGCTTCTCCATCAATCGCAAGCTCCTCCAATAGCTCAGGAGTTTTCGAGCGCAAATTCCCGATAAAATCAATCGCTTCTATAGAGTACGGATTCATTGATAACGCTACGCTAAGCTTCATTGCATGTGCATCTTCGGATAGTGCGGACATCCGGACGGAGGCTATCTCGTCATAGCTTTGCCACTGATCAACGATGGCTTTAGTATCTTCCTCGGTAAAAGAATCCTCACTGACAACCAGCAAAGTCGTTGGTGCCAGTTCCCCTTTGTCATAGCGTGCCTCGACGATTTCATAGCCAACTCGTGAAGGCAGGTCCTCAGGGAATTTTTTTACCGTATCAAACTCAAAGTCGAGATTGAAGACATTGAATGCTGTAAGAACTAAAAATACAGCAACGATCCCGCCTGAGATTCCCGGTTTGTTAACCACGAACCTGGCGACCGGTCCCCAGATGCCGTGCTTGACTTCGATTTCCTGGCCGTATTTAGGCACCTTCGGCCAGAATGCTTTGCGGCCAAATAAGGTGAACAGCGCCGGCAGCAGAGTAACTGAAGCAATCATGATAAAGAACATGGCAGTCCCGAATACAGGCGCGAAGTTCAGGTAATCACGGAAATCGGCGAAAAACAGGATGAGCATGGCGGCGAGAACAGTGCCTCCTGCGAAAAACACAGGCTCAGCTGTTGCGCGCATCGCATATTTCATCGCTTCATATTTACTTTCATATTTGTTCAGTTCCTCGCGATAGCGGGAGAAGACGAACAAGGAATAGTCAATGACCGCTGCAAAAAGCAGGATACTCATGATGGATGAAGTCTGGCTGCTGACCTCCAGGCCGCCTGCACCCATCAGTGCCACACTTTGATTCACGACCTGATAGACGATGACAGTCGCGAGCAGTGGGATGATCGCAAGCAGCGGCGAACGATAAATGACAATCAATAAGATCAAAATAATCAGAACGGTAGCAATCAACAGGACAAAGTCAGCTTGTTCGAACAGCTTGACGGTGTCCCCGGCAATCCCGGCTGGACCGGTAATGTAAAACTCTGTGCTTTCAAGGTCTTCGGCAATCTCGTTGCCAGTTTCCAGAGCCTTGTCATTGATTTCAGAGTACTGGCTGTTTCCAAGCCCTTTTTCGAGCTCCATTGGCACAATCATCGTCGAACCGTCTTCTGAGATGAATCCTCCTAAAGCTTGAGGAGGAAGGGCGTTGATATCAACAATGGTTTCGATACCGTCAATATCCTCAGCGATGATTCCATTGAGGATTTGCTTGACTTCATCCAGGTTGATGTCGCCGTTTTTATTGTGGAAAACGAGGATTCCTGGTGTTCCTTGTTCGTTCGGGAAAAGTTTTTCCGTCTTTTTCTCAGCGATTATCGATTGTGCTTCATCAGGAAGCGATTGGAAATTGGTTGTTTTATATTCACTAAGCATTGGCCCTGCACTTAAACCAACCATGAGGACCAGCCAGGCAATAAGCGTGATCCACATTCCACGCTTTGTTGAAACCCAATCCGTGATTGGGTGCAATAGCTTTTCCACTAGTAAACCTCCCTAATAAGATTCCATACTAATCTTACCATTCTATTTCTCTATAAAAGAAGGCGTTTCTGTTAAAGATGATCAACGCATATAAGAGTCATACCATTTATCCCAATCGGGACCGAGCGAGTAGGTGACTGCCTTTGACTCAAGCTTTGGACAGTCTTTGACGCAGATGCCTCCGACGATGAATCTCAGAGATGGATTCATCTGCAGTGTTGAAGAAATCCAATCCTCGACCTTGCGAATCGGGGCCGGGTTGGTCATGGATATTGCGACAACACTGATGTCTTTCATTTTAATCAAATCTGCTAATCCCTCAAGCGGAGTATTCGGTCCCAAATAGATGACGTCATGGCCTTTCTTTTTTAAAAAAAGGCTGAAGACCATCAAACCGATCTGATGCTGCTCTCCTTCTGGACAGAACGCCAGCACTTTCTGGAGTGCTGGATTAACAGGAAGGACTCTCAAGAACTGTGTGCAGCGGTTGATGATGAACTGTGAAGCAAAATGCTCCTGGGCAACCGAGATGGATCCATTCTCCCATTCATCACCAACCTTATACAAAACCTGGACTAATATATGGTGGAACACCTCTTCATAGTCATACAGAGAAAAAGCGAGGTCGGCAATCTGGTTTGCCTCCTGGGTATCAAGGTTGACCAGGGCTTTGTAAAGCTTTTCTTTTAGCTCACCGTACTTGTCATTTTGTGATGGAGGCGGGGTGGAAGCGGGAGGGGACTCCTGCAGCATCCTGACCGCGTCACTGATTTTCATATTTTTTTCATGTACTTGAGTCTTGATCCACTTAAGTGTTTCGAGGTCCTTTTCGCTATATAAACGGTGACCGCCCTCCGTCCTGGTAGGAGATACGACATTGTACCGGTTTTCCCAGGCCCTGATCGTGACGGCGGGTATATCCAAAATTTCTGATACTTGCTTGATGCTATACAAATTTTTCACCTCCACTCACCATTATAGATAAGTTATACAAGTGTTACACAATAAAAAAGCTGTTAAATCAACACTTTAACAAAATTATATAAAATGTTTGCTTAATTTGTATAGGTTTTGTATAATTAATCTCGTAAAGTTATACAAAAATTATACAATGGGTGGTGTCAAAATGAAAACGTTGAATTTGGTATCATTAGTATTGCTTATTGTCGGCGGTTTAAATTGGCTATTGGTTGGATTATTTGAATGGGATTTGGTCGGAGGACTTTTCGGCGGCATGGACAGCCCGATCGCAAAAGTGGTCTATATCCTTGTAGGGCTCGCAGCCATTTACAGCATTACGCTTTTATCTAAAGTGAATAAATAGGGGAAGGGGCGTACAGAAGCTGATCTGTACGCCTTTTGCATGCATCTTGAATTAAA
It contains:
- a CDS encoding GNAT family N-acetyltransferase, with amino-acid sequence MPFNYTEEDGRFVAKDSDGLEVGEVTYTRDGDEVLVINHTGVDPANRGQGVAEELVHQVVEKAKNEGLKVEPVCSFAQKEFERKDEYKEVLKQ
- a CDS encoding ring-cleaving dioxygenase, coding for MNELRGIHHVTAITSSAEKNYEFFTYVLGMRLVKKTVNQDDIRTYHLFFADDKGSAGTDMTFFDFPGIPKGSHGTDEIYKTGFRVPTDEALEYWVKRFDKYDVKHTGIKELFGKKTISFVDFDDQQYMLVSDEHNEGVASGTPWQNGPVPLEYAITGLGPLHIRISRFDYFKEVLEKVMHMREVGQEGSLHLFEMGEGGNGAQVIVEDNKVLPAGRQGFGTVHHAAFRVADTSVLYEWIDHMKAAGFGTSGYVDRFFFESLYARVAPGILFEWATDGPGFMGDEPYETLGEKLSLPPFLESKREQIEDFVRPIDTVRSTRNIEKEYL
- the wrbA gene encoding NAD(P)H:quinone oxidoreductase; its protein translation is MNMVKLAVIFYSMGGTNVQLSKWAAEGAKEAGAEVKVFKVKELAPESAIEGNEAWKATVEATKDIPEVTPDDLEWADAIIFSVPTRFGNMPSQMKQFLDTTGGLWAQGKLVNKVVSAMSSAQNPHGGQEATILSLYTTMYHWGAIVAAPGYSDPVTFAAGGNPYGTSVTVDQDGNMIEDVEAAVKYQAKRTVTVAGWVKNGNQ
- a CDS encoding 3-hydroxyacyl-CoA dehydrogenase, with the translated sequence MNYKNITVAGSGVLGSQIAFQTAYHGFNVSVYDINDEALERAKERITKLKPRYQEDLGASEQDLDAAYNRLSFYSDLSQAVADADLVIEAVPEVVDIKTDFYGKLGQVAPEKTVFATNTSTLLPSQFAEATGRPEKFLALHFANEIWKNNTAEVMMHPGTDKAVFNDLLEFAKAIGMVALPLYKEQPGYILNSLLVPFLEAGQMLLMKEVADPETIDKTWMIATGAPKGPFAILDIVGITTAYNIANAKGEAGVPQFKELANLLKTEYIDKGKLGVATGEGFYKYPNPSYEQPGFLK
- a CDS encoding protein adenylyltransferase SelO, whose protein sequence is MTNNQAGWNIDNSYSRLPKIFYSLQNPTPVKDPELVIFNESLAEELGLNPEALQADGGAALFGGNEIPEGGTPLAQAYAGHQFGHFTMLGDGRAVLLGEQITPDGERFDIQLKGSGRTPYSRGGDGRAGLGPMLREFIISEAMVGLGIPTTRSLAVTTTGEQIIRETMQTGAILTRVGASHLRVGTFQFAANWGKTEDLRALADYAIERHYPKVEGEDNRYLSFLRKVIKRQAALIAKWQHVGFIHGVMNTDNMTISGESIDYGPCAFMDTYDPATVFSSIDRDGRYAYGNQPYIGGWNLSRFAEALLPLLHEDEDEAVKMAEEALSEFPEMFESEFIFGMRLKLGIFNEEKDDKALISGLLNLMHKHKADFTNTFKALTFNQLEGWELFQNEEFKKWHEEWQARLGRQEQSKEDVHELMRDNNPGVIPRNHRVEEALVAAVNGDMSVMVKLLEVLANPYEHSAEQAEFCKPAPPAARPYRTFCGT
- a CDS encoding MMPL family transporter; the encoded protein is MEKLLHPITDWVSTKRGMWITLIAWLVLMVGLSAGPMLSEYKTTNFQSLPDEAQSIIAEKKTEKLFPNEQGTPGILVFHNKNGDINLDEVKQILNGIIAEDIDGIETIVDINALPPQALGGFISEDGSTMIVPMELEKGLGNSQYSEINDKALETGNEIAEDLESTEFYITGPAGIAGDTVKLFEQADFVLLIATVLIILILLIVIYRSPLLAIIPLLATVIVYQVVNQSVALMGAGGLEVSSQTSSIMSILLFAAVIDYSLFVFSRYREELNKYESKYEAMKYAMRATAEPVFFAGGTVLAAMLILFFADFRDYLNFAPVFGTAMFFIMIASVTLLPALFTLFGRKAFWPKVPKYGQEIEVKHGIWGPVARFVVNKPGISGGIVAVFLVLTAFNVFNLDFEFDTVKKFPEDLPSRVGYEIVEARYDKGELAPTTLLVVSEDSFTEEDTKAIVDQWQSYDEIASVRMSALSEDAHAMKLSVALSMNPYSIEAIDFIGNLRSKTPELLEELAIDGEAYYSGVTAKLLDEREINNHDIVKIVLLETVLILVLLYALTRSIKMSIYMMGTILLSYLSALGLGIFLVDVLFGFEALSSRVPVYAFIFLVALGIDYNIILASRFMEERKAHKVKDALEIAIRNTGGVISSAGVILAATFAALTTMPIADLFVFGFIVAVGILIDTFLVRGMLLPALILFFEKDQKEAAAEGK
- a CDS encoding MerR family transcriptional regulator, yielding MYSIKQVSEILDIPAVTIRAWENRYNVVSPTRTEGGHRLYSEKDLETLKWIKTQVHEKNMKISDAVRMLQESPPASTPPPSQNDKYGELKEKLYKALVNLDTQEANQIADLAFSLYDYEEVFHHILVQVLYKVGDEWENGSISVAQEHFASQFIINRCTQFLRVLPVNPALQKVLAFCPEGEQHQIGLMVFSLFLKKKGHDVIYLGPNTPLEGLADLIKMKDISVVAISMTNPAPIRKVEDWISSTLQMNPSLRFIVGGICVKDCPKLESKAVTYSLGPDWDKWYDSYMR
- a CDS encoding DUF378 domain-containing protein; protein product: MKTLNLVSLVLLIVGGLNWLLVGLFEWDLVGGLFGGMDSPIAKVVYILVGLAAIYSITLLSKVNK